The following are from one region of the Papaver somniferum cultivar HN1 unplaced genomic scaffold, ASM357369v1 unplaced-scaffold_132, whole genome shotgun sequence genome:
- the LOC113332619 gene encoding protein MON2 homolog isoform X2, producing the protein MAFMAVLEADLRALSTEARRRYPVVKEGAEHAIRKLRLLSSPAEIAQNDDILKIFLMACEVKTVKMSTIGLSCLQKLISHDAVAPSALKEILSTLKDHAEMADDIVQLKTLQTILIIFQSRLHPENEDNMAQALGICLLLLENNRSSDSVRNTAAATFRQAVALIFDHVIAAESLPAGKAGAGSHSSRSNSVTGDLSRSINRAESLENDFASGGPLPVRDSLTKAGKIGLRLLEDLTALAAGGSATWLRINSLQRTFVLDILEFTLSNYVAIFRTLVPYEQVLRHQICSLLMTSLRTNAELEGEAGEPSFRRLVLRSVAHVIRLYSSSLVTECEVFLSMLVKVTFLDSRLWHRILVLEVLRGFCVEVRTLSLLFQNFDMNPKNTNVVEGMIKALARVVSSIQIPDTSEESLVAVAGMFSSKAKGIEWSLDNDASNAAVMVASEAHAITLAVEGLLGVIFTVATLTDEAVDVGELESPRCDSEPPFKCTGETAVLCTAMVDSMWLTILDALSLILTRSQGEAIILEILKGYQAFTQACGVLHAVEPLNSFLASLCKFTISMPIEAEKRSVLQSPGSKRAEHSIDLRDSVVLTPKNVQALRTLFNISHRLHNMLGTSWILVLETLAALDRAIHSPHATTQEVSASVPRLTRESSGQYSDFSILSSLNSQLFESSAMMHISAVKSLLSALRQLSNQCMPGNSSNPVQTSSQHIGSITFSVEKMISILTNNMHRVEPLWDQVVGHLLELADNSSHHLRNLALEALDQSICSVLGSDKFQVSRFRHPNKEMDITSTESNSFEYAVISPLRVLYFSTENLDVRAGSLKILLHVLERHGDKLYYSWPAILETLRSVADASERDLIPLGFQSIRVIMNDGLATIPVHCLDICIEVTGAYSAQLTELNISLTAIGLLWTTTDFIAKGLPHGNPEHKETASIDGHAIKHKGDEKIDEDVEDKIHQRFPLVRTSDREKLLFSVFSLLQKLGADERPEVRNSSIRTLFQTLGTHGQKLSRRMWEDCLWNYVFPTLDHVSHMAAHSSTDEWQGKELGVRGGKAIHMLIHHSRNTAQKQWDETIVLVLGGIARILRSFFPFLKNLSNFWTGWESLLLFVRNSILNGSKEVALAAISCLQTTVVSHSPKGNMPMPYLKSVLDVYELVLQRGPNCSAVAASKVKQEILQSLGELFVQAQKMFDDDLYLQLLKIIHLAVRQPKSTSDSTEADTGHIPPVQRTMLEVLPQLRPSDHLSSMWSHLLRELLRHLPGSDVLLADQENETEVDEHKPGNGKMALNVDLGSPLDRQKLEGSPMTPTKTQKMGKSEFPNGVATASQSPKSGSATTKSGPPSITNHLFAEKLVPVLVDLFVSAPRVEKYNIFPEIIQGFGRCMATRRDNPDGALWRLSVEGFNRILVDDVSRISADGLQDPIIARPSRTRLWKEVADVYEIFLVGSCGRALPSKVISSATQKADETLEMTILDVLGDNILSEQSDAPDDILLRLISTLDQCASRTCCLPVETVELMPSHCSKFSLTCLQKLFLLCRYSNKANVWSAVRSRVSRISISVLTKRCEFILDKFLIDEKDLGERLLPALRIEEIVYVLEELSHLIIHIETASTLPLRPYLIEGLPRIENYGSRAHLLVLFPSLCELVISRETRVRELVRVLLRLISSELEVQKVSLA; encoded by the exons ATGGCTTTCATGGCTGTTCTTGAGGCAGATCTACGAGCTCTTTCTACAGAAGCTCGCCGTAGATATCCTGTAGTTAAAGAAGGCGCCGAACATGCAATTAGAAAG TTGAGATTGTTGTCGAGTCCGGCTGAAATTGCACAGAATGATGATATATTGAAGATATTCTTGATGGCTTGTGAGGTTAAAACTGTGAAGATGAGTACTATTGGACTTTCATGTTTACAAAAGTTGATATCTCACGATGCTGTTGCACCATCAGCATTGAAGGAGATTTTATCTACCTTGAAAGAT CATGCTGAAATGGCAGATGACATTGTTCAACTGAAGACTTTACAAACTATACTTATTATATTCCAGTCGCGATTACATCCTGAAAATGAG GACAATATGGCCCAAGCACTTGGTATATGTCTGCTTCTCCTTGAAAATAACCGGTCATCTGATAGTGTGCGCAA TACTGCTGCAGCTACTTTCAGGCAAGCGGTGGCGTTGATTTTTGATCATGTTATCGCTGCTGAGTCACTTCCTGCTGGTAAAGCGGGTGCTGGAAGTCATTCCTCTCGATCCAATTCAGTCACTGGTGATCTCAGTCGCAGTATAAACCGCGCAGA GTCACTTGAAAATGATTTTGCTTCTGGAGGGCCACTGCCAGTGCGAGATAGTTTAACTAAAGCAGGAAAAATTGGGCTTCGCTTGCTTGAAGACCTGACAGCACTAGCTGCAGGTGGATCT gCAACGTGGTTACGCATTAACTCTCTTCAACGGACATTTGTACTTGATATACTAGA GTTCACTCTGTCAAATTATGTCGCTATATTTAGGACTTTGGTGCCATACGAACAG GTCTTGCGTCATCAAATCTGCTCACTTCTCATGACTTCACTCCGGACCAATGCTGAG CTTGAGGGTGAAGCGGGAGAGCCTTCTTTTCGCCGTCTGGTCTTGCGATCGGTCGCTCATGTTATAAGACTTTACAGTTCATCCCTTGTCACCGAGTGTGAG GTTTTTCTTAGTATGTTGGTGAAGGTAACTTTTCTGGATTCACGACTGTGGCACCGCATTCTTGTTCTAGAAGTATTAAGG GGATTTTGCGTGGAGGTACGGACATTAAGCCTCCTTTTCCAGAATTTTGACAT GAATCCCAAGAACACAAATGTTGTCGAGGGTATGATTAAAGCTCTTGCTAGAGTTGTTTCAAGTATACAG ATTCCAGATACAAGCGAAGAAAGCCTTGTGGCAGTTGCAGGAATGTTTAGTAGCAAAGCCAAAG GAATCGAGTGGAGCCTGGACAATGATGCTTCAAATGCTGCAGTCATGGTTGCTAGTGAAGCTCATGCAATAACTTTAGCAGTTGAAGGTCTTTTAGGTGTCATTTTTACCGTGGCCACTTTGACAGATGAAGCTGTGGATGTTGGTGAG CTTGAATCCCCCAGATGTGATAGTGAACCTCCATTCAAGTGTACTGGGGAAACTGCAGTTCTGTGCACCGCTATGGTTGATTCCATGTGGTTGACCATCCTTGATGCTCTTTCCCTGATTTTGACTAG GTCACAAGGAGAAGCTATCATATTGGAAATATTGAAAGGATATCAGGCATTCACTCAG GCATGTGGGGTGCTCCATGCTGTAGAACCTTTGAATTCTTTCCTTGCGTCCCTATGCAAATTCACGATCAGTATGCCAATTGAGGCTGAAAAGAGGAG TGTTTTACAATCTCCCGGGTCAAAGCGAGCCGAACATTCAATTGATCTGCGGGATAGTGTAGTCCTTACTCCAAAGAACGTGCAG GCCTTGAGGACCCTCTTCAACATATCTCATCGATTACATAATATGTTGGGCACATCATGGATTTTG GTGCTGGAGACTCTAGCTGCACTAGATCGGGCAATCCATTCTCCACATGCTACAACGCAG GAGGTCTCTGCTTCGGTTCCAAGGCTCACAAGAGAATCATCTGGCCAGTATAGTGATTTCAGCATCCTTTCTTCACTGAATTCTCAA TTGTTTGAGAGCTCAGCAATGATGCACATATCTGCAGTTAAGTCACTTCTTTCTGCCCTACGCCAACTATCAAATCAATGCATGCCAGGAAACTCAAGTAATCCTGTACAAACTTCAAGTCAGCACATTGGAAGCATAACTTTCTCCGTTGAAAAAATGATATCGATACTAACAAATAATATGCACA GAGTGGAGCCTCTGTGGGATCAAGTTGTTGGACATCTTCTTGAG CTTGCGGATAATTCTAGTCACCACTTACGAAATTTGGCACTGGAGGCATTAGATCAATCGATATGTTCTGTATTAGGTTCTGACAAATTCCAAGTGTCTCGTTTTAGACATCCAAATAAGGAA ATGGATATTACCAGTACAGAATCAAATTCGTTTGAGTATGCTGTGATATCACCATTGCGGGTCCTTTACTTTTCAACAGAAAACCTTGATGTCCGAGCTGGATCGTTGAAAATTCTGCTGCATGTTTTGGAG AGACACGGGGACAAGCTGTATTATAGTTGGCCTGCAATTCTCGAAACATTGAG GTCTGTTGCCGACGCATCAGAGAGGGATCTTATCCCGTTAGGATTCCAG AGCATACGTGTTATAATGAATGATGGGCTAGCGACTATACCTGTACACTGCTTGGACAT ATGTATAGAAGTAACAGGAGCATATAGTGCCCAATTAACCGAACTTAATATAAGCCTGACAGCGATAGGCCTTCTCTGGACTACAACTGATTTTATTGCTAAGGGGCTCCCTCATGGGAATCCTGAACACAAGGAAACAG CATCTATCGATGGACATGCTATAAAGCACAAAGGTGATGAAAAGattgatgaagatgttgaagataAAATTCATCAACGTTTTCCATTAGTGCGGACGAGCGATCGTGAAAAATTGCTATTCTCAGTTTTCTCTCTACTTCAAAAGCTTGGAGCTGATGAGAGGCCAGAG GTTAGGAATTCTTCAATCCGGACACTTTTTCAAACTCTAGGCACCCATGGACAAAAGCTTTCGAGGCGCATGTGGGAAGATTGCCTTTGGAATTATGTTTTCCCCACATTGGATCACGTTTCCCACATG GCTGCACATTCATCCACCGATGAATGGCAAGGTAAAGAACTTGGGGTAAGAGGGGGGAAAGCAATTCATATGCTCATACATCATAG TCGCAACACAGCTCAGAAGCAGTGGGATGAGACGATTGTACTTGTATTAGGTGGAATTGCACGCATTCTAAGATCCTTTTTTCCATTCCTTAAAAATTTGTCCAATTTCTGGACAG GATGGGAGTCTTTGCTTCTTTTTGTAAGAAATAGCATTTTAAATGGTAGCAAGGAGGTTGCTCTTGCTGCAATAAGTTGTTTGCAGACAACTGTTGTTTCACATTCTCCCAAG GGGAACATGCCTATGCCTTACCTCAAGTCAGTGCTTGATGTATATGAGCTTGTTCTTCAAAGAGGACCAAACTGTAGTGCTGTTGCTGCGAGCAAGGTTAAGCAGGAAATCCTACAGAGTTTAG GTGAACTATTTGTTCAAGCACAAAAGATGTTTGATGATGACCTGTATTTGCAGTTGCTGAAAATCATACATTTGGCTGTTAGGCAACCCAAGAGTACCAGTGATAGCACTGAAGCAGATACT GGACATATTCCACCAGTCCAACGTACTATGCTGGAGGTTCTACCACAGTTGCGTCCATCTGATCACCTGTCCTCCATGTGGTCTCATCTTCTTCGGGAGCTTTTGCGCCACCTTCCTGGATCTGATGTCCTTTTAGCAGACCAGGAAAATGAAACAGAAGTTGACGAACATAAGCCAGGAAATGGTAAAATGGCACTTAATGTGGATTTGGGTTCTCCTTTGGACAGGCAAAAGCTCGAGGGTTCTCCTATGACACCCACCAAAACTCAAAAAATGGGTAAGTCGGAGTTTCCTAATGGGGTTGCCACTGCCTCTCAATCTCCGAAGTCAGGctcagccacaactaagagtgGGCCTCCAAGCATCACAAATCATTTGTTTGCTGAAAAGCTTGTTCCGGTTCTGGTTGACCTTTTTGTATCAGCTCCTAGGGTTGAAAAGTACAATATATTTCCCGAGATCATTCAAGGTTTTGGAAG GTGTATGGCGACTAGAAGAGATAATCCAGATGGGGCTCTGTGGAGATTATCTGTCGAAGGCTTCAACCGTATACTTGTTGACGATGTTAGCAGGATAAGTGCTGATGGTTTGCAAGATCCAATCATAGCAAGACCTTCCAGAACACGTCTGTGGAAAGAAGTTGCGGACGTATACGAAATATTCCTTGTTGGTTCTTGTGGCCGTGCACTTCCATCCAAAGTCATTTCATCTGCAACACAGAAGGCTGATGAAACTCTCGAGATGACTATCCTGGATGTGCTGGGAGACAACATTCTGAGTGAACAATCTGATGCGCCAGATGAT ATTCTGCTGCGGCTAATTTCTACTCTGGACCAGTGTGCATCACGAACGTGCTGTTTACCCGTTGAGACTGTGGAACTCATGCCTTCACACTGCAGCAAATTTTCCTTAACTTGTTTGCAGAAATTATTTTTGCTGTGCAG ATACAGTAATAAAGCGAATGTTTGGAGCGCAGTAAGATCCAGAGTCAGCAGGATCTCAATCAGTGTACTGACTAAGAGATGCGAGTTCATACTTGATAAATTCCTAATTGATGAGAAAGATCTTG GTGAGCGTCTATTACCGGCATTAAGAATTGAAGAGATTGTTTATGTCCTCGAGGAGTTGTCTCATCTGATTATTCACATCGAAACAGCTTCTACTCTTCCTTTACGGCCCTACTTGATAGAAGGCCTACCGAGGATAGAAAATTACGGCTCGCGAGCGCACCTGCTTGTTCTGTTTCCATCCCTATGCgaacttgttatctcaag GGAAACAAGAGTAAGAGAGCTAGTGCGAGTGCTGCTTAGATTGATCAGTTCAGAGTTGGAAGTTCAAAAGGTCAGTTTAGCTTAG
- the LOC113332619 gene encoding protein MON2 homolog isoform X4 — MAFMAVLEADLRALSTEARRRYPVVKEGAEHAIRKLRLLSSPAEIAQNDDILKIFLMACEVKTVKMSTIGLSCLQKLISHDAVAPSALKEILSTLKDHAEMADDIVQLKTLQTILIIFQSRLHPENEDNMAQALGICLLLLENNRSSDSVRNTAAATFRQAVALIFDHVIAAESLPAGKAGAGSHSSRSNSVTGDLSRSINRAESLENDFASGGPLPVRDSLTKAGKIGLRLLEDLTALAAGGSATWLRINSLQRTFVLDILEFTLSNYVAIFRTLVPYEQVLRHQICSLLMTSLRTNAELEGEAGEPSFRRLVLRSVAHVIRLYSSSLVTECEVFLSMLVKVTFLDSRLWHRILVLEVLRGFCVEVRTLSLLFQNFDMNPKNTNVVEGMIKALARVVSSIQIPDTSEESLVAVAGMFSSKAKGIEWSLDNDASNAAVMVASEAHAITLAVEGLLGVIFTVATLTDEAVDVGELESPRCDSEPPFKCTGETAVLCTAMVDSMWLTILDALSLILTRSQGEAIILEILKGYQAFTQACGVLHAVEPLNSFLASLCKFTISMPIEAEKRSVLQSPGSKRAEHSIDLRDSVVLTPKNVQALRTLFNISHRLHNMLGTSWILVLETLAALDRAIHSPHATTQEVSASVPRLTRESSGQYSDFSILSSLNSQLFESSAMMHISAVKSLLSALRQLSNQCMPGNSSNPVQTSSQHIGSITFSVEKMISILTNNMHRVEPLWDQVVGHLLELADNSSHHLRNLALEALDQSICSVLGSDKFQVSRFRHPNKEMDITSTESNSFEYAVISPLRVLYFSTENLDVRAGSLKILLHVLERHGDKLYYSWPAILETLRSVADASERDLIPLGFQSIRVIMNDGLATIPVHCLDICIEVTGAYSAQLTELNISLTAIGLLWTTTDFIAKGLPHGNPEHKETASIDGHAIKHKGDEKIDEDVEDKIHQRFPLVRTSDREKLLFSVFSLLQKLGADERPEVRNSSIRTLFQTLGTHGQKLSRRMWEDCLWNYVFPTLDHVSHMAAHSSTDEWQGKELGVRGGKAIHMLIHHSRNTAQKQWDETIVLVLGGIARILRSFFPFLKNLSNFWTGWESLLLFVRNSILNGSKEVALAAISCLQTTVVSHSPKGNMPMPYLKSVLDVYELVLQRGPNCSAVAASKVKQEILQSLGELFVQAQKMFDDDLYLQLLKIIHLAVRQPKSTSDSTEADTGHIPPVQRTMLEVLPQLRPSDHLSSMWSHLLRELLRHLPGSDVLLADQENETEVDEHKPGNGKMALNVDLGSPLDRQKLEGSPMTPTKTQKMGKSEFPNGVATASQSPKSGSATTKSGPPSITNHLFAEKLVPVLVDLFVSAPRVEKYNIFPEIIQGFGRCMATRRDNPDGALWRLSVEGFNRILVDDVSRISADGLQDPIIARPSRTRLWKEVADVYEIFLVGSCGRALPSKVISSATQKADETLEMTILDVLGDNILSEQSDAPDDILLRLISTLDQCASRTCCLPVETVELMPSHCSKFSLTCLQKLFLLCSNKANVWSAVRSRVSRISISVLTKRCEFILDKFLIDEKDLGERLLPALRIEEIVYVLEELSHLIIHIETASTLPLRPYLIEGLPRIENYGSRAHLLVLFPSLCELVISRETRVRELVRVLLRLISSELEVQKVSLA, encoded by the exons ATGGCTTTCATGGCTGTTCTTGAGGCAGATCTACGAGCTCTTTCTACAGAAGCTCGCCGTAGATATCCTGTAGTTAAAGAAGGCGCCGAACATGCAATTAGAAAG TTGAGATTGTTGTCGAGTCCGGCTGAAATTGCACAGAATGATGATATATTGAAGATATTCTTGATGGCTTGTGAGGTTAAAACTGTGAAGATGAGTACTATTGGACTTTCATGTTTACAAAAGTTGATATCTCACGATGCTGTTGCACCATCAGCATTGAAGGAGATTTTATCTACCTTGAAAGAT CATGCTGAAATGGCAGATGACATTGTTCAACTGAAGACTTTACAAACTATACTTATTATATTCCAGTCGCGATTACATCCTGAAAATGAG GACAATATGGCCCAAGCACTTGGTATATGTCTGCTTCTCCTTGAAAATAACCGGTCATCTGATAGTGTGCGCAA TACTGCTGCAGCTACTTTCAGGCAAGCGGTGGCGTTGATTTTTGATCATGTTATCGCTGCTGAGTCACTTCCTGCTGGTAAAGCGGGTGCTGGAAGTCATTCCTCTCGATCCAATTCAGTCACTGGTGATCTCAGTCGCAGTATAAACCGCGCAGA GTCACTTGAAAATGATTTTGCTTCTGGAGGGCCACTGCCAGTGCGAGATAGTTTAACTAAAGCAGGAAAAATTGGGCTTCGCTTGCTTGAAGACCTGACAGCACTAGCTGCAGGTGGATCT gCAACGTGGTTACGCATTAACTCTCTTCAACGGACATTTGTACTTGATATACTAGA GTTCACTCTGTCAAATTATGTCGCTATATTTAGGACTTTGGTGCCATACGAACAG GTCTTGCGTCATCAAATCTGCTCACTTCTCATGACTTCACTCCGGACCAATGCTGAG CTTGAGGGTGAAGCGGGAGAGCCTTCTTTTCGCCGTCTGGTCTTGCGATCGGTCGCTCATGTTATAAGACTTTACAGTTCATCCCTTGTCACCGAGTGTGAG GTTTTTCTTAGTATGTTGGTGAAGGTAACTTTTCTGGATTCACGACTGTGGCACCGCATTCTTGTTCTAGAAGTATTAAGG GGATTTTGCGTGGAGGTACGGACATTAAGCCTCCTTTTCCAGAATTTTGACAT GAATCCCAAGAACACAAATGTTGTCGAGGGTATGATTAAAGCTCTTGCTAGAGTTGTTTCAAGTATACAG ATTCCAGATACAAGCGAAGAAAGCCTTGTGGCAGTTGCAGGAATGTTTAGTAGCAAAGCCAAAG GAATCGAGTGGAGCCTGGACAATGATGCTTCAAATGCTGCAGTCATGGTTGCTAGTGAAGCTCATGCAATAACTTTAGCAGTTGAAGGTCTTTTAGGTGTCATTTTTACCGTGGCCACTTTGACAGATGAAGCTGTGGATGTTGGTGAG CTTGAATCCCCCAGATGTGATAGTGAACCTCCATTCAAGTGTACTGGGGAAACTGCAGTTCTGTGCACCGCTATGGTTGATTCCATGTGGTTGACCATCCTTGATGCTCTTTCCCTGATTTTGACTAG GTCACAAGGAGAAGCTATCATATTGGAAATATTGAAAGGATATCAGGCATTCACTCAG GCATGTGGGGTGCTCCATGCTGTAGAACCTTTGAATTCTTTCCTTGCGTCCCTATGCAAATTCACGATCAGTATGCCAATTGAGGCTGAAAAGAGGAG TGTTTTACAATCTCCCGGGTCAAAGCGAGCCGAACATTCAATTGATCTGCGGGATAGTGTAGTCCTTACTCCAAAGAACGTGCAG GCCTTGAGGACCCTCTTCAACATATCTCATCGATTACATAATATGTTGGGCACATCATGGATTTTG GTGCTGGAGACTCTAGCTGCACTAGATCGGGCAATCCATTCTCCACATGCTACAACGCAG GAGGTCTCTGCTTCGGTTCCAAGGCTCACAAGAGAATCATCTGGCCAGTATAGTGATTTCAGCATCCTTTCTTCACTGAATTCTCAA TTGTTTGAGAGCTCAGCAATGATGCACATATCTGCAGTTAAGTCACTTCTTTCTGCCCTACGCCAACTATCAAATCAATGCATGCCAGGAAACTCAAGTAATCCTGTACAAACTTCAAGTCAGCACATTGGAAGCATAACTTTCTCCGTTGAAAAAATGATATCGATACTAACAAATAATATGCACA GAGTGGAGCCTCTGTGGGATCAAGTTGTTGGACATCTTCTTGAG CTTGCGGATAATTCTAGTCACCACTTACGAAATTTGGCACTGGAGGCATTAGATCAATCGATATGTTCTGTATTAGGTTCTGACAAATTCCAAGTGTCTCGTTTTAGACATCCAAATAAGGAA ATGGATATTACCAGTACAGAATCAAATTCGTTTGAGTATGCTGTGATATCACCATTGCGGGTCCTTTACTTTTCAACAGAAAACCTTGATGTCCGAGCTGGATCGTTGAAAATTCTGCTGCATGTTTTGGAG AGACACGGGGACAAGCTGTATTATAGTTGGCCTGCAATTCTCGAAACATTGAG GTCTGTTGCCGACGCATCAGAGAGGGATCTTATCCCGTTAGGATTCCAG AGCATACGTGTTATAATGAATGATGGGCTAGCGACTATACCTGTACACTGCTTGGACAT ATGTATAGAAGTAACAGGAGCATATAGTGCCCAATTAACCGAACTTAATATAAGCCTGACAGCGATAGGCCTTCTCTGGACTACAACTGATTTTATTGCTAAGGGGCTCCCTCATGGGAATCCTGAACACAAGGAAACAG CATCTATCGATGGACATGCTATAAAGCACAAAGGTGATGAAAAGattgatgaagatgttgaagataAAATTCATCAACGTTTTCCATTAGTGCGGACGAGCGATCGTGAAAAATTGCTATTCTCAGTTTTCTCTCTACTTCAAAAGCTTGGAGCTGATGAGAGGCCAGAG GTTAGGAATTCTTCAATCCGGACACTTTTTCAAACTCTAGGCACCCATGGACAAAAGCTTTCGAGGCGCATGTGGGAAGATTGCCTTTGGAATTATGTTTTCCCCACATTGGATCACGTTTCCCACATG GCTGCACATTCATCCACCGATGAATGGCAAGGTAAAGAACTTGGGGTAAGAGGGGGGAAAGCAATTCATATGCTCATACATCATAG TCGCAACACAGCTCAGAAGCAGTGGGATGAGACGATTGTACTTGTATTAGGTGGAATTGCACGCATTCTAAGATCCTTTTTTCCATTCCTTAAAAATTTGTCCAATTTCTGGACAG GATGGGAGTCTTTGCTTCTTTTTGTAAGAAATAGCATTTTAAATGGTAGCAAGGAGGTTGCTCTTGCTGCAATAAGTTGTTTGCAGACAACTGTTGTTTCACATTCTCCCAAG GGGAACATGCCTATGCCTTACCTCAAGTCAGTGCTTGATGTATATGAGCTTGTTCTTCAAAGAGGACCAAACTGTAGTGCTGTTGCTGCGAGCAAGGTTAAGCAGGAAATCCTACAGAGTTTAG GTGAACTATTTGTTCAAGCACAAAAGATGTTTGATGATGACCTGTATTTGCAGTTGCTGAAAATCATACATTTGGCTGTTAGGCAACCCAAGAGTACCAGTGATAGCACTGAAGCAGATACT GGACATATTCCACCAGTCCAACGTACTATGCTGGAGGTTCTACCACAGTTGCGTCCATCTGATCACCTGTCCTCCATGTGGTCTCATCTTCTTCGGGAGCTTTTGCGCCACCTTCCTGGATCTGATGTCCTTTTAGCAGACCAGGAAAATGAAACAGAAGTTGACGAACATAAGCCAGGAAATGGTAAAATGGCACTTAATGTGGATTTGGGTTCTCCTTTGGACAGGCAAAAGCTCGAGGGTTCTCCTATGACACCCACCAAAACTCAAAAAATGGGTAAGTCGGAGTTTCCTAATGGGGTTGCCACTGCCTCTCAATCTCCGAAGTCAGGctcagccacaactaagagtgGGCCTCCAAGCATCACAAATCATTTGTTTGCTGAAAAGCTTGTTCCGGTTCTGGTTGACCTTTTTGTATCAGCTCCTAGGGTTGAAAAGTACAATATATTTCCCGAGATCATTCAAGGTTTTGGAAG GTGTATGGCGACTAGAAGAGATAATCCAGATGGGGCTCTGTGGAGATTATCTGTCGAAGGCTTCAACCGTATACTTGTTGACGATGTTAGCAGGATAAGTGCTGATGGTTTGCAAGATCCAATCATAGCAAGACCTTCCAGAACACGTCTGTGGAAAGAAGTTGCGGACGTATACGAAATATTCCTTGTTGGTTCTTGTGGCCGTGCACTTCCATCCAAAGTCATTTCATCTGCAACACAGAAGGCTGATGAAACTCTCGAGATGACTATCCTGGATGTGCTGGGAGACAACATTCTGAGTGAACAATCTGATGCGCCAGATGAT ATTCTGCTGCGGCTAATTTCTACTCTGGACCAGTGTGCATCACGAACGTGCTGTTTACCCGTTGAGACTGTGGAACTCATGCCTTCACACTGCAGCAAATTTTCCTTAACTTGTTTGCAGAAATTATTTTTGCTGTGCAG TAATAAAGCGAATGTTTGGAGCGCAGTAAGATCCAGAGTCAGCAGGATCTCAATCAGTGTACTGACTAAGAGATGCGAGTTCATACTTGATAAATTCCTAATTGATGAGAAAGATCTTG GTGAGCGTCTATTACCGGCATTAAGAATTGAAGAGATTGTTTATGTCCTCGAGGAGTTGTCTCATCTGATTATTCACATCGAAACAGCTTCTACTCTTCCTTTACGGCCCTACTTGATAGAAGGCCTACCGAGGATAGAAAATTACGGCTCGCGAGCGCACCTGCTTGTTCTGTTTCCATCCCTATGCgaacttgttatctcaag GGAAACAAGAGTAAGAGAGCTAGTGCGAGTGCTGCTTAGATTGATCAGTTCAGAGTTGGAAGTTCAAAAGGTCAGTTTAGCTTAG